The window CCCAAGATGCAATTTATAACAAATTAAATAATTGGGGGTTAcgaacttgaaaaatcataatgAATGAAGAGGTGTGAGTTATGgatataaattttttaaattaagaTAAAtggataaattgaaagaaaaaagtcaaaaaaatgacaaaaaataaataaatatgattcCTATAATATAAGAGATGTCACATCATTTTATCAAATTACtcctttatatatttatatagatatGTTTTGACTAAAAAGAAGAAGTGTAATGATGACTCAATAATGAGCCATGATGTAATATTGATTAGGAATCATAAATGATGCAATTATGGGTAACTATTTTGAAGTAAAAGCATGAGAAATCAGTTATGCATATGTGTAGATTCTGGGGTTGTTCGAATCTTACACATATTGTCTCCGTTTTATAATCTTTTTGTATACAATAGGATTATTATTTTCGGGATATGATATTAGTATACTGGATATGTATATTGAACATTGAGTAATATGTCTTTACCTTTAAAAAATAGGTATTTAATAGGTAGAATATTAAGATACAACTCTAAGTTTGTAAGTTAGGGATATTAAGATCTGACCTTCACTAGCATGAGTGatattgttaattaatattttggatAGATTGAGGTTATTTGTAATGATCCGACctgtcattttgtgtatttgagcatCGTTTTCCCTTTTGAAGCTTTCAGTATATGTATGTGCagttttataacttgcggggacgGTTGGTTTCGTTTCGTGGAAGTTCAGgaatgatttggaccctttggttctCAGTTTAGAGCTTAACTTGGAAATGTTGACCTGGATTTGACTTATATGAAAACGACACCGGAATGGTATTTGATGGCtccaataggttcatattgtgattttggacttgggcatatgcccgaaattgaattcggggGCTcctagattgagttgacttgttttgTCGAAAGTTGCAATTTTAAGGTTTAGAAATTccttaagtttgaccgtaggttgactttatggctatcggaTTCGGATTTTGGTTTTGAGACTTAGAATAGGTCGGTTTTTTAAATTGAAACTTGTCCGCAAAATTTGGTATAATTCAGAGTTGGTCTGATAGGAATCAGATGCTTGATTGTAATTCTAGAGATTTTTGAgtttccttttgaatttcatgcgttttgatgtccgattcgtggtttcggatattattttggtattttgatcgcgtgaacgagttcgtatgatgtttttagacttgtgtgaatgtttggtgtggagccccaagggctcgagtgagtttcgaacATGCTTCAGATTGGTTTGAACTCATTGTTAGGTTGTTGGTGTGCTAGTGCTCCAGTTATCGCACTTGCAAGCCCCAACCTCGCAAATTGCAAAGTAGGCAGAGAGGGCACAAGTATCGCATGCCttactcgcaattgcgaagaaaggcTTGGGCTAGGTAAGGTCACATTTGTGGAAGGGGCAGACTTTGCAAATGCAAAGTCAATGTCGCATTTTCGACTTCCTCTGGCTTGTTAGGTGCCGCATTTGCAAGGGTTAACTTCATTTTCTTATTGTAGAACCCTAGATTCGGTAGTAGGCGATTTTGAGGAGGGATGTTCACCTATAACTATTGGTTAAGTAATTTTGATCAATTTTTAACTATATTACATGATTAGTTATGAGATTTAACCTCTAATCCATGAAATCTGAAGAGAATTTTTGGGGAATTTTgtctatattttaaaaaattaaaatttgagatttgatattGGACtcgaatttcaaaacaaaatacatatatagatTCATGGGGCTATGGTATGTCGAGACTACCCTTGGAATcaggttttgaccgggcgagtCCGGGATtgacgtttgtcgacttttgggAAATTGTGTAAAGCTtttagctttattaattgaaatgaGTTTCTTTTGCActgttgatgatattaagtcatttttgttaGAATTGAGTAGCGCGGAAGCGAATTTTATGGAAAAAGccatttttgagtgttgattttcctagttgaggtaagtatcttgcctaactttgtgggggaaactaccccttaggattggctttaattatacaatttgaattatgtggaagacgtatacacgaggtgacgagtacgtacacggccTTATATATGGAAATTGACCGATTTCTACTCTTAGATTACTTATACGCATTTATTTAAAGTTGTTGTTACTTATTACATCTTTCGTTGTTGAATTCATTCTTATATGTTTTAATTGTAGTTGTTACTACATGTTCTATCTTCCCTTGTCGAGTTTACTCTTATATGTATTAATTGAAGATGTCAACACATGTACTACCTTTCATTGTtgagtttgctcttatatgcatttaattaaggttgttgttacatgtcatatctttcattgttgagtttaTTCTTATACATTGAATTGAAGTTATAGTTATCGAGAACTATTAGCAAGttctaattgaagttgttgtttatGGGATATCCTTCCTTGTTGAATTATTTCCcgatttattttgttgttattgagatttttgtgcacattgtggttgagtcgtgggctatgtGTTAGGGTGACATTAGTATTGTTGACTTTGGCAACATTGTggaatatgggcacatgtggtgcgagttgattgttgtgttgtgatattgatgtacATGAGGCTGTATAAGGGTGGTGtattaatgtgcatgcggcgagATAATGTGGGATTTatgcgcgtgttgctagtaagggaattacttgaagcctcGCGGCGAGATAAGGTGGCTAAAACGTGTGAAGCTAtttaggaaaaaatatttttaaaataaatgcaagTCTTACACGgcgatataaggaagattgtgattgtgacttgTGAAATATGAAAATAAGATGTGGTACCTCAGTGTGACTTGTTATACATTTTATATTGGaacgacttgttgatttgaacggttattatttttccttaattcatttcatttgtattttgactgtttttaatcattttttattttatcatatgtCTACTTTTTGTTGTTATGTATCGCTTTTACTTCCGTTGTTAGTCTTATATTatcattcttcttttttgttatttattattttatttgccGTTGTTAGATTATATTAACGGCAAAGCGCTAAATATACCCTTATACTATAAGAAAAGGTTTAAATATACCCTTGATTATATTTTGGGTCCAAATATATCCCTGACGTAATACTATTGGTTCATTTATACCCCTCTTCAATTAAGTTTGTCCAAGATAGACATCCAATTCTATGTGGCACTGatatttgatgaggtggatgTCACATGGCATGCCACCTCAGTACCCCTAATCCATatataaaagactaaaatttaaaatacaatattttttaGTAGCGGTAATGGTGGCAATAGTGGTGGAGGGAAAGAAAATTTTAGTGGTGGAAAAAAATAGAAGGGAGGGGTATGGATTAGGGACGATGAGGTGGAAAGCCATGTGACATCCACCTCACTAAATGTCAGTGTCACGTAGAATTGGATGTCTACTTTGAACAAACttaggggtatatttgaaccaataatATAACGACATGGATAtatttgaactaataatataacGACAGggatatatttgaaccaataATATAATGACAAGGATATATTTGGACTCAAAATATAACGAGGAGTACATTTAAACCTTTTCTGATAGTACAAAGGTATATTTTGCCCTTTTCCGTTATATTAATATTCTGCTCAAGTTTTTATGTCttgtaggtgtcttgacctgacctcgtcactactacaTTGAGTTTATGCTTGATACTTattaggtaccattgtggtgtactcatactacacttctgcatatttttgtgtagatccatgtATTTCTGCCCGTGGTGGATGCCAGTGGGTTGATTCAGACgtttcagagacttcaaggtatacctacttgACGCTTGCAAGCCTCGAAGTCACCATTTGATATTGTTTATACTACTGTTTATCTTCATTTCAAGACAATATTGATTTAGAGATTCCTAGTGTACTTCATTAGAGCTTATGACTTTGTACCACCGATTTTGGGGATTTTATGACTGATGATCCGTTTGgttttattatgttatttattAGTTGAATTAATATCTTAGTTTATTTTTCTGCTAAATTCTcatcatgtgttaggcttacgtcttagagactaggtgccatcataatTCCTACGGTGGATTTTGGGGTTGTGACACCATTGGAGGCCGTTTGGTTAGTTGGTTGGACGTTTCAAGATTGAAGAACTTTCTATTAGCGAGGTAAGTGAGATTTTAAGCTTTTATGCTTGCATTTCTAAAACCcgttttgaaaatatattttgtttATCTGGTCTATGTCTTGGCACAAGAATGTGCTTGGCAGAATCGTTGTTCTTTGACCAACCGCAAATATATGTTATTTTGTgaaatgctgaaattatttaCGAAGTAATTTGTGGTGTGGTGGTGGCGTAGCCTCGTGCTATGGCGTTAGAAGTTATTTCTTCGATATCGTAATATATTTTGGATATTGTATATGCCGCCATGATAGATTTGGGACATTGTATATGCTACCTTAGGCTCGTCGGGGTGTTTGATTAATTTTCTTCATTGCCTTTTATAACAAGTCCTTAGTGTGAATTATGTTAAAGATATAAGTGTGTGTTGTTCAATAttaatttagataattatattatgaaataattattgtgcatattttttttgtttttgttgtgtgTTTGTATTTTCCAGTACTTGTTCCAGAGGTATCCGGAGTGGTGGGTCGAAAATCTTATTGGGTTATATTCacgtataactcactccttaTCTACATATCCATGCATATACTATTAATGATGACGCTAGTAGCTTACACGTTCAGTAGAGTTTATTCAACTGTTGAGGTGAGCcaccacattgttcgtggaggCTCCAAAAGAGTCTTATTAATGTTTTTTTGGGGATTTAGACACCCGTTTTTTAatcttttgtaattctcttagaTGTTCCATGATCTAGTGTGGGATTTGGACAAgagtttttaatttaatattttgagATATTAATTATTGGTAATTAAATATTTGATTGTTTAGAtacttatttaatttattaaatgcTACAATTATAAGGCTAAAGCATGAAAATTTGGTTCGCCTGATTGGTGGTGTGTGTTGGGTGCCAATTAAGTTTAGGAATAGTTTGGGACGTGACACCAAACCTTTCACATAAAATAAGAGGGAGGGAATAGGAATTACCAAAATAATCCCATTATTACCAAAATATTCCTGAAAAAACTTATAAATCAACGAGATTAAGGTACTAATAATATGTTTAATAGTGATTGAAATTGTCAATATGCTTAAAACATGTTTTTATTACAACTCCCATAAGTAAAGGTACAAAATAATATCATCGCAAAAAGCCAAGAAATAAAAGGCATATGCTTCCAGCTGAGAATCTGAATACAAAATGGAGCATCCATTTATAATTAGCTTCCGGTTCCTCTAATTTCAACCTAAATGAGTACTTACTATGAACCAAACTTAGGTCCATTTCGTTCTGAAATTCCTGattttttcgttaattattcaagATGAAGAGATAAGCTGCTTCAAATTGAACTCACCAGAGCCCTTTTCTTCAGAATTAACACAATCAAACCCACATCCACACTGTGGAGACTCATAAAAGTTATCAATATGAAAATCAGCAGAAGCAATTCCGACGGAGAAATCAAGCTGGTCACCGTCACGAGTAACTTCCACAATATTAATCCAAAACAAAAGCAGTTTTACCTGCACACCTTTCAAGTTCGCCACCCTATCCTTGGAAATTTTACCAGTAACTTTACTCATGTACTTGAGAGTGTAACCGTCTATGCTGAAAGTGCACGTTTTGTGCAAGTAAACGGCGAAATTGCGAGTGGTTTTGTTGAATTCGTACCTTGTGACGCCTTTTGGGAGTAGTCCCACCGGAAAATCGTATTCCTGTAGAATCTCGTACACCGACGGAGACTGGGATTCCTTGCCGCCGAAGGCCGGAGAAGCTGTAGAGAAAAGGACAAGAAAGATGCATAACGGAAGAGCTGAAGAAGACATTTTGACTAGTTAGCGACCCCAATTAACTTAAAATTGAGAGAAGTAaaaacaagtatagagagaaactggtATATTATTCGAATTTCAAACTGACGTACAT is drawn from Nicotiana tabacum cultivar K326 chromosome 22, ASM71507v2, whole genome shotgun sequence and contains these coding sequences:
- the LOC107784694 gene encoding uncharacterized protein At5g01610-like, with the protein product MSSSALPLCIFLVLFSTASPAFGGKESQSPSVYEILQEYDFPVGLLPKGVTRYEFNKTTRNFAVYLHKTCTFSIDGYTLKYMSKVTGKISKDRVANLKGVQVKLLLFWINIVEVTRDGDQLDFSVGIASADFHIDNFYESPQCGCGFDCVNSEEKGSGEFNLKQLISSS